The following nucleotide sequence is from Nocardioides eburneiflavus.
TCCCCGACGTAAGGAACCACCCATGGCAGACCCGTTCGTGGCGGAGATCCGGATCTTCCCGTTCAACTTCGCGCCCAAGGGCTGGGCGTGGTGCGACGGCCAGCTCATGCCGCTGTCGCAGAACACGGCCCTCTTCTCGCTGCTCGGCACGACGTACGGCGGCGACGGCAAGTCGAACTTCGCCCTGCCCGACCTGCAGGGGCGCGCTCCGATGCACCCCGGCCAGGGCCCCGGGCTCAGCCTCCACGACCTCGGTGAGTCCGCCGGCACCGAGACGGTGGCGCTGCTGCAGAGCGAGATCCCGTCCCACACCCACGCCGTCAACGCCAGCGCTGGTCCGGCCGTCCTGCAGGCGCCGGGTCCCGACCGCGTGCTCGGTCGTGCCAACAACGTCGTCTACCGCGACACCCCGGACAACCCCGTACCGCTGGCGGCGGACTCGCTCGCCCCGGTCGGTGGGGACCAGCCGCACAACAACATGCAGCCCTACCTGACCTTCTACTTCAACATCGCCCTCCAGGGCGTGTTCCCCCCGAGGCAGTGACCGGCATGGCCACCGTCACCCCCGACAGCCGCGTCGACGTCACGCTCCGCCCCTCGACCGACGCCGACCGCGAGTTCCTCGTCGGCCTCTACGGCTCGACCCGCGAGGAGGAGCTGGCCCAGGTGCCGTGGGCGCCCGGTCAGCTCGAGGCGTTCGTCCGGATGCAGTTCACCGCTCAGGACACCGAGTACCGCCGGCACAACCCGCACGGCTCCTTCGACGTCGTCGAGGTAGGGGGACACCCGGTCGGCCGGCTGATCGTCGACCGTCGTCCCGGGGACATCCGCGTCGTCGACGTCTCGCTGGTGCCGCACGCCCGCGGCGCCGGGATCGGCACCCGGCTCCTCGGCGACCTCATCGAGGAGGCGCGGGCCACGGGACGGATCGTGAGCATCCACGTCGAGGCGCACAACCGCGCCGCCGAGCTGTACGCCCGGCTGGGCCTCGCCGTCGTGGCCGACCTCGGCGTCTACCGCCGGATGGAGTGGACCGGATGAGGGCCGGGGCGACGGGGACGGTGCTCGCCTCAGGCGAAGGCCGCCTCGTAGCGCACGCCCGCGTCGTCGCGACCCAGCGGCACCAGGAACAGGTGCTGCTCGCCCACCGCCTCGTGCGTCACGGCGTACGTGCCCTGGGGCAGGACCTGCCCGCCCGGCCCGAGGAGGACCAGCGAGAACTGCAGCCGCTGCTGGCCCTCCGGGCCCGGACCGCCCGGCTGCGTGCCGACCGTCGCCTCGACCAGCCGCATCGTCACGGTCCCGCGCGCCCCGGCGTCCACCGCCATGTCCTGGCCGACCAGAGGAGCGAAGTGCTCGTGGGTGAGCCACTCGATTCTCGTCACGCACCGATGCTAGTCCCGCCCTCCACCGACCCCCGGAGCACGTCATGACCGAGATGTCCCGCCGAGCCGTGCTGGGCGCGAGCGCCGCCGGCGCCGCCACCCTGGCCGTCGGCCTTCCCGCCGGAGCCGCCGGGGCGGCCGGCGTCCGCGACCTCTACACCCGCCGGCGGTTCACCCGCCTGCGCGGACGGAAGTTCCGGCTGACCGACGGCACGCGGAGCTGGTCGGTCAAGCTGACCCACGTCAAGGACCTCGAGCACGCCGCCCGCGGCGAGCAGCGCTCGTTCGCCCTGACGTTCCGCCGTGCGACCCCCGGACCGCCGCAGGGCACCTACACCCTGCGCCGTCCCGGGTTCCGCCCGACGGTGATCTTCGTGGTGCCCAGCGACCGCCGCCGGCGCACCTACGAGGTCGTCGTCAACTAACGGCGTACGCCATCGCGATCGCGGCACCGAGGCGCGCGTTGTGCTCGACGAGCGCGATGTTGGCCTTGAGGGACTCACCGTCGGTGATCTCCACGATGCGCCCCAGCAGGTAGGGGGTCGCGTCCTTGCCGCGGATGCCGAGGCGGTCCATGTCGCCGAGGGCCCGGTCGATGATCGCGCCGATCTCGTCGGCGGGGATCTCCGACTCCGCCGGGATCGGGTTGGCGACGACGACTCCGCCGGCGAGCCCGAGGTCCCACTTCGCCCGCATCAGGGCGGCGACCTCGACGGGGGAGTCGACGCGCATCGGGGCGCCGAATCCCGAGGACCGCGAGAAGAACGACGGGAACTCGTCCGTGCCGTAGCCGAGCACCGGCACGCCCAGCGTCTCCAGCTTCTCCAGGGTCAGGCCGATGTCGAGGATGCTCTTCACGCCGGCGCATACGACCGCGACCGAGGTGGTCGAGAGCTCGGTGAGGTCGGCCGACACGTCGTACGACGTCTCCGCGCCGCGGTGGACGCCGCCAAGCCCGCCGGTCACGAACACGCCGATCCCGGCGAGGGCGGCCAGCCGCATCGTCGAGGCGACCGTCGTCGCGCCGTGCAGGCCGCGGGAGACGACGTACGGCAGGTCGCGGATGGAGACCTTGATGACCGACTCGTCCGAGGCGAGCAGCTCGAGGTCGTCGGCGGACAGCCCGATCGTCGGGCGACCGTGCAGCACCGCGATCGTCGCGGGCACCGCACCGCCGTCGCGGACGATGCCCTCGACCGTGCGTGCCATCTCGACGTTCTGCGGGTAGGGCATGCCGTGACTGATGATCGTGCTCTCCAGCGCGACGACGGGCCGGCCGGACGCGAGCGCGTCGCGGACCCCGTCGGTGACGGTCAGGTTCAACGGTGCTCCCTCGTGAGGTCGTGCATGGCTTCGGCCAGGTCCGGCCGGACGGTGTGCGGGCTCTCGATGGTGGCGGCTGCGGCGAGGTGCCCGTCGCGGGCCGCGGCGACGGGGTCGGCGCCGCGCAGCCAGGCCGCGACCCAGGCGGCGAGCATCGCGTCGCCGGCCCCGGTGACGTCGACGACGGTCGCAGGGGCGGCGGGCAGGTGGACGGGCTCGGCCTCGCGGGTGCACATCCACGACCCCTCGGCGCCGTGGCGCAGCCAGACGTGCTCGACGCCGCGGGCGTGCAGGTCGTCGACGGACGCCCGCCAGTCCCCGGCCGGCCGGCCCGTCAGGGCGGCGAGCTCATCGGCGTTGGGGGTGACGAGGAACAGGTCGCGCACCAGGTCCGAGAGCCGGGCCGCCTTGGCGACCGACACCGGCTCGAAGGCGACCGGGACGTCGGCCGCAGAGGCCGCGGCCACGACCCGGGCCGCCTGGTCGTGGGCCAGGTTGCCGTCGACGACCACCAGCGCGGCGTCGGTCAGGTGGACGGTGTCGAGCTCGAGCGCGTCGACGACCGCCATGTCGGAGACCGCGGCCACCAGCTCACCGCGGTCGTCGAGGACGGCGGTGTAGGTGCCGGTCGCGCCCGGCACCCGGCGTACGGCCCCCACGTCGGCGCCGCACGCGGCGGTGACCCGCAGCGCCTCCTCGCCGAAGGCGTCGTCACCGACCGCCGACACCAGGCGTACCGGGGCGCCCAGCAGGCCGAGGCAGGCGGCGATGTTGCGGCCGACCCCTCCCGGCGAGATGCGGGTGTGGCCGGGGTTGCTGGTCGCGGGGACCAGGGGGGCGGAGGTGCGCGCGACGACGTCCATGTTGGTCCCGCCGACGACCACCACCCAGTGCTTCACGTCGCAGATCCTGACAGACGCGGGCGCAGCAGCATCGCTCAGATCTCGTCGTCGACGTACGTCGGGCGCGCCACCCGTACGCCCGCGACGGTCAGCGGGACGGCGGTGAGCGCGAGCAGCGCGAGGACGAGGCTCCAGCCCCCGGTCGCGTCGTGCAGGAGGCCCACGGCGAACGGGCCGATCGCGGCGAGGGCGTAGCCCACCGGCTGGACGAAGCCGGAGAGCTGGGCGGTGACCGAGGGGTGCCGGGTGCGGGCGGCGATCAGCGCGATCGCGGTGGGGAACGCGAGGCCGGCGTGGCCGAGGAGCAGCGCCCACACCCAGGGGACCGTGGCAGGCGCGAGCAGGAGCCCGACGTAGCCGAGGGCGAGGGCCGCGCCGAAGGACACCGCCAGGGCGCGCAGGCCGCGCCCGCGCGCGATGACGGTGGGCATCACGAGCGCGCCGAGGATGCCGATGCTGGAGAGCAGGCCCTGGAGGGCGCCGGCGGAGGAGGCCGAGATGCCGGCGTCGCGGTAGACCTGCGGAAGCCAGCCGAACTGGACGTAGGCGTGCATCGACTGCACGCCGAACAGGACCGTCAGCGCGACCGCGGTGGGCGAGTGGGCGACCCGCCCGCTCGGTGGGGCGTCCCCGGCGACGCGGTGCTCGGCGGGGGAGCGCCGCTCGCGGGCGGCGAGCCAGGTCCACAACGGCAGCGCGAGCACCGCGAGCAGCCCCCACACGCCGAGGCCGACCCGCCACGAGCCGCCGACCTCGCTGGCGGGAGCGGTGAGCAGCGGCCCGATCGTGCCGC
It contains:
- a CDS encoding DUF6916 family protein; this encodes MTEMSRRAVLGASAAGAATLAVGLPAGAAGAAGVRDLYTRRRFTRLRGRKFRLTDGTRSWSVKLTHVKDLEHAARGEQRSFALTFRRATPGPPQGTYTLRRPGFRPTVIFVVPSDRRRRTYEVVVN
- a CDS encoding DUF6916 family protein, which translates into the protein MTRIEWLTHEHFAPLVGQDMAVDAGARGTVTMRLVEATVGTQPGGPGPEGQQRLQFSLVLLGPGGQVLPQGTYAVTHEAVGEQHLFLVPLGRDDAGVRYEAAFA
- a CDS encoding pseudouridine-5'-phosphate glycosidase; translation: MNLTVTDGVRDALASGRPVVALESTIISHGMPYPQNVEMARTVEGIVRDGGAVPATIAVLHGRPTIGLSADDLELLASDESVIKVSIRDLPYVVSRGLHGATTVASTMRLAALAGIGVFVTGGLGGVHRGAETSYDVSADLTELSTTSVAVVCAGVKSILDIGLTLEKLETLGVPVLGYGTDEFPSFFSRSSGFGAPMRVDSPVEVAALMRAKWDLGLAGGVVVANPIPAESEIPADEIGAIIDRALGDMDRLGIRGKDATPYLLGRIVEITDGESLKANIALVEHNARLGAAIAMAYAVS
- a CDS encoding phage tail protein, with the translated sequence MADPFVAEIRIFPFNFAPKGWAWCDGQLMPLSQNTALFSLLGTTYGGDGKSNFALPDLQGRAPMHPGQGPGLSLHDLGESAGTETVALLQSEIPSHTHAVNASAGPAVLQAPGPDRVLGRANNVVYRDTPDNPVPLAADSLAPVGGDQPHNNMQPYLTFYFNIALQGVFPPRQ
- a CDS encoding carbohydrate kinase family protein, giving the protein MKHWVVVVGGTNMDVVARTSAPLVPATSNPGHTRISPGGVGRNIAACLGLLGAPVRLVSAVGDDAFGEEALRVTAACGADVGAVRRVPGATGTYTAVLDDRGELVAAVSDMAVVDALELDTVHLTDAALVVVDGNLAHDQAARVVAAASAADVPVAFEPVSVAKAARLSDLVRDLFLVTPNADELAALTGRPAGDWRASVDDLHARGVEHVWLRHGAEGSWMCTREAEPVHLPAAPATVVDVTGAGDAMLAAWVAAWLRGADPVAAARDGHLAAAATIESPHTVRPDLAEAMHDLTREHR
- a CDS encoding GNAT family N-acetyltransferase, with the protein product MATVTPDSRVDVTLRPSTDADREFLVGLYGSTREEELAQVPWAPGQLEAFVRMQFTAQDTEYRRHNPHGSFDVVEVGGHPVGRLIVDRRPGDIRVVDVSLVPHARGAGIGTRLLGDLIEEARATGRIVSIHVEAHNRAAELYARLGLAVVADLGVYRRMEWTG
- a CDS encoding MFS transporter codes for the protein MPDADARTDSAARTPTLAFGVLLAAVALVSVNLRPGASSIGPVLEEVRLGLGMDAGVAGAVTGLPGLVFGLVGAVSVAFARKVGMTAGIAVGLVAATAGLLLRVTTGSVPVFLLLTVVALAGMAVGNVLVPAWIKAHGHTVALMTIYGTGLVVGGTIGPLLTAPASEVGGSWRVGLGVWGLLAVLALPLWTWLAARERRSPAEHRVAGDAPPSGRVAHSPTAVALTVLFGVQSMHAYVQFGWLPQVYRDAGISASSAGALQGLLSSIGILGALVMPTVIARGRGLRALAVSFGAALALGYVGLLLAPATVPWVWALLLGHAGLAFPTAIALIAARTRHPSVTAQLSGFVQPVGYALAAIGPFAVGLLHDATGGWSLVLALLALTAVPLTVAGVRVARPTYVDDEI